The following DNA comes from Poecilia reticulata strain Guanapo linkage group LG5, Guppy_female_1.0+MT, whole genome shotgun sequence.
NNNNNNNNNNNNNNNNNNNNNNNNNNNNNNNNNNNNNNNNNNNNNNNNNNNNNNNNNNNNNNNNNNNNNNNNNNNNNNNNNNNNNNNNNNNNNNNNNNNNNNNNNNNNNNNNNNNNNNNNNNNNNNNNNNNNNNNNNNNNNNNNNNNNNNNNNNNNNNNNNNNNNNNNNNNNNNNNNNNNNNNNNNNNNNNNNNNNNNNNNNNNNNNNNNNNNNNNNNNNNNNNNNNNNNNNNNNNNNNNNNNNNNNNNNNNNNNNNNNNNNNNNNNNNNNNNNNNNNNNNNNNNNNNNNNNNNNNNNNNNNNNNNNNNNNNNNNNNNNNNNNNNNNNNNNNNNNNNNNNNNNNNNNNNNNNNNNNNNNNNNNNNNNNNNNNNNNNNNNNNNNNNNNNNNNNNNNNNNNNNNNNNNNNNNNNNNNNNNNNNNNNNNNNNNNNNNNNNNNNNNNNNNNNNNNNNNNNNNNNNNNNNNNNNNNNNNNNNNNNNNNNNNNNNNNNNNNNNNNNNNNNNNNNNNNNNNNNNNNNNNNNNNNNNNNNNNNNNNNNNNNNNNNNNNNNNNNNNNNNNNNNNNNNNNNNNNNNNNNNNNNNNNNNNNNNNNNNNNNNNNNNNNNNNNNNNNNNNNNNNNNNNNNNNNNNNNNNNNNNNNNNNNNNNNNNNNNNNNNNNNNNNNNNNNNNNNNNNNNNNNNNNNNNNNNNNNNNNNNNNNNNNNNNNNNNNNNNNNNNNNNNNNNNNNNNNNNNNNNNNNNNNNNNNNNNNNNNNNNNNNNNNNNNNNNNNNNNNNNNNNNNNNNNNNNNNNNNNNNNNNNNNNNNNNNNNNNNNNNNNNNNNNNNNNNNNNNNNNNNNNNNNNNNNNNNNNNNNNNNNNNNNNNNNNNNNNNNNNNNNNNNNNNNNNNNNNNNNNNNNNNNNNNNNNNNNNNNNNNNNNNNNNNNNNNNNNNNNNNNNNNNNNNNNNNNNNNNNNNNNNNNNNNNNNNNNNNNNNNNNNNNNNNNNNNNNNNNNNNNNNNNNNNNNNNNNNNNNNNNNNNNNNNNNNNNNNNNNNNNNNNNNNNNNNNNNNNNNNNNNNNNNNNNNNNNNNNNNNNNNNNNNNNNNNNNNNNNNNNNNNNNNNNNNNNNNNNNNNNNNNNNNNNNNNNNNNNNNNNNNNNNNNNNNNNNNNNNNNNNNNNNNNNNNNNNNNNNNNNNNNNNNNNNNNNNNNNNNNNNNNNNNNNNNNNNNNNNNNNNNNNNNNNNNNNNNNNNNNNNNNNNNNNNNNNNNNNNNNNNNNNNNNNNNNNNNNNNNNNNNNNNNNNNNNNNNNNNNNNNNNNNNNNNNNNNNNNNNNNNNNNNNNNNNNNNNNNNNNNNNNNNNNNNNNNNNNNNNNNNNNNNNNNNNNNNNNNNNNNNNNNNNNNNNNNNNNNNNNNNNNNNNNNNNNNNNNNNNNNNNNNNNNNNNNNNNNNNNNNNNNNNNNNNNNNNNNNNNNNNNNNNNNNNNNNNNNNNNNNNNNNNNNNNNNNNNNNNNNNNNNNNNNNNNNNNNNNNNNNNNNNNNNNNNNNNNNNNNNNNNNNNNNNNNNNNNNNNNNNNNNNNNNNNNNNNNNNNNNNNNNNNNNNNNNNNNNNNNNNNNNNNNNNNNNNNNNNNNNNNNNNNNNNNNNNNNNNNNNNNNNNNNNNNNNNNNNNNNNNNNNNNNNNNNNNNNNNNNNNNNNNNNNNNNNNNNNNNNNNNNNNNNNNNNNNNNNNNNNNNNNNNNNNNNNNNNNNNNNNNNNNNNNNNNNNNNNNNNNNNNNNNNNNNNNNNNNNNNNNNNNNNNNNNNNNNNNNNNNNNNNNNNNNNNNNNNNNNNNNNNNNNNNNNNNNNNNNNNNNNNNNNNNNNNNNNNNNNNNNNNNNNNNNNNNNNNNNNNNNNNNNNNNNNNNNNNNNNNNNNNNNNNNNNNNNNNNNNNNNNNNNNNNNNNNNNNNNNNNNNNNNNNNNNNNNNNNNNNNNNNNNNNNNNNNNNNNNNNNNNNNNNNNNNNNNNNNNNNNNNNNNNNNNNNNNNNNNNNNNNNNNNNNNNNNNNNNNNNNNNNNNNNNNNNNNNNNNNNNNNNNNNNNNNNNNNNNNNNNNNNNNNNNNNNNNNNNNNNNNNNNNNNNNNNNNNNNNNNNNNNNNNNNNNNNNNNNNNNNNNNNNNNNNNNNNNNNNNNNNNNNNNNNNNNNNNNNNNNNNNNNNNNNNNNNNNNNNNNNNNNNNNNNNNNNNNNNNNNNNNNNNNNNNNNNNNNNNNNNNNNNNNNNNNNNNNNNNNNNNNNNNNNNNNNNNNNNNNNNNNNNNNNNNNNNNNNNNNNNNNNNNNNNNNNNNNNNNNNNNNNNNNNNNNNNNNNNNNNNNNNNNNNNNNNNNNNNNNNNNNNNNNNNNNNNNNNNNNNNNNNNNNNNNNNNNNNNNNNNNNNNNNNNNNNNNNNNNNNNNNNNNNNNNNNNNNNNNNNNNNNNNNNNNNNNNNNNNNNNNNNNNNNNNNNNNNNNNNNNNNNNNNNNNNNNNNNNNNNNNNNNNNNNNNNNNNNNNNNNNNNNNNNNNNNNNNNNNNNNNNNNNNNNNNNNNNNNNNNNNNNNNNNNNNNNNNNNNNNNNNNNNNNNNNNNNNNNNNNNNNNNNNNNNNNNNNNNNNNNNNNNNNNNNNNNNNNNNNNNNNNNNNNNNNNNNNNNNNNNNNNNNNNNNNNNNNNNNNNNNNNNNNNNNNNNNNNNNNNNNNNNNNNNNNNNNNNNNNNNNNNNNNNNNNNNNNNNNNNNNNNNNNNNNNNNNNNNNNNNNNNNNNNNNNNNNNNNNNNNNNNNNNNNNNNNNNNNNNNNNNNNNNNNNNNNNNNNNNNNNNNNNNNNNNNNNNNNNNNNNNNNNNNNNNNNNNNNNNNNNNNNNNNNNNNNNNNNNNNNNNNNNNNNNNNNNNNNNNNNNNNNNNNNNNNNNNNNNNNNNNNNNNNNNNNNNNNNNNNNNNNNNNNNNNNNNNNNNNNNNNNNNNNNNNNNNNNNNNNNNNNNNNNNNNNNNNNNNNNNNNNNNNNNNNNNNNNNNNNNNNNNNNNNNNNNNNNNNNNNNNNNNNNNNNNNNNNNNNNNNNNNNNNNNNNNNNNNNNNNNNNNNNNNNNNNNNNNNNNNNNNNNNNNNNNNNNNNNNNNNNNNNNNNNNNNNNNNNNNNNNNNNNNNNNNNNNNNNNNNNNNNNNNNNNNNNNNNNNNNNNNNNNNNNNNNNNNNNNNNNNNNNNNNNNNNNNNNNNNNNNNNNNNNNNNNNNNNNNNNNNNNNNNNNNNNNNNNNNNNNNNNNNNNNNNNNNNNNNNNNNNNNNNNNNNNNNNNNNNNNNNNNNNNNNNNNNNNNNNNNNNNNNNNNNNNNNNNNNNNNNNNNNNNNNNNNNNNNNNNNNNNNNNNNNNNNNNNNNNNNNNNNNNNNNNNNNNNNNNNNNNNNNNNNNNNNNNNNNNNNNNNNNNNNNNNNNNNNNNNNNNNNNNNNNNNNNNNNNNNNNNNNNNNNNNNNNNNNNNNNNNNNNNNNNNNNNNNNNNNNNNNNNNNNNNNNNNNNNNNNNNNNNNNNNNNNNNNNNNNNNNNNNNNNNNNNNNNNNNNNNNNNNNNNNNNNNNNNNNNNNNNNNNNNNNNNNNNNNNNNNNNNNNNNNNNNNNNNNNNNNNNNNNNNNNNNNNNNNNNNNNNNNNNNNNNNNNNNNNNNNNNNNNNNNNNNNNNNNNNNNNNNNNNNNNNNNNNNNNNNNNNNNNNNNNNNNNNNNNNNNNNNNNNNNNNNNNNNNNNNNNNNNNNNNNNNNNNNNNNNNNNNNNNNNNNNNNNNNNNNNNNNNNNNNNNNNNNNNNNNNNNNNNNNNNNNNNNNNNNNNNNNNNNNNNNNNNNNNNNNNNNNNNNNNNNNNNNNNNNNNNNNNNNNNNNNNNNNNNNNNNNNNNNNNNNNNNNNNNNNNNNNNNNNNNNNNNNNNNNNNNNNNNNNNNNNNNNNNNNNNNNNNNNNNNNNNNNNNNNNNNNNNNNNNNNNNNNNNNNNNNNNNNNNNNNNNNNNNNNNNNNNNNNNNNNNNNNNNNNNNNNNNNNNNNNNNNNNNNNNNNNNNNNNNNNNNNNNNNNNNNNNNNNNNNNNNNNNNNNNNNNNNNNNNNNNNNNNNNNNNNNNNNNNNNNNNNNNNNNNNNNNNNNNNNNNNNNNNNNNNNNNNNNNNNNNNNNNNNNNNNNNNNNNNNNNNNNNNNNNNNNNNNNNNNNNNNNNNNNNNNNNNNNNNNNNNNNNNNNNNNNNNNNNNNNNNNNNNNNNNNNNNNNNNNNNNNNNNNNNNNNNNNNNNNNNNNNNNNNNNNNNNNNNNNNNNNNNNNNNNNNNNNNNNNNNNNNNNNNNNNNNNNNNNNNNNNNNNNNNNNNNNNNNNNNNNNNNNNNNNNNNNNNNNNNNNNNNNNNNNNNNNNNNNNNNNNNNNNNNNNNNNNNNNNNNNNNNNNNNNNNNNNNNNNNNNNNNNNNNNNNNNNNNNNNNNNNNNNNNNNNNNNNNNNNNNNNNNNNNNNNNNNNNNNNNNNNNNNNNNNNNNNNNNNNNNNNNNNNNNNNNNNNNNNNNNNNNNNNNNNNNNNNNNNNNNNNNNNNNNNNNNNNNNNNNNNNNNNNNNNNNNNNNNNNNNNNNNNNNNNNNNNNNNNNNNNNNNNNNNNNNNNNNNNNNNNNNNNTGAACAGCTCGGAGGAGCAATTGATAGAGTTTGTTCTCCTTTGCaaagtttgtcataaaattcatatacgttgtctgtggttcttttatgtaggttctaggaaaatacctatcagtaactctggaggaggtGAAAAAGATCCATTGCTTAGGTGTGATAACTAGTcaagaacacaaaaaaattagcaCAAAGCAGATTGTTAGAAGTCTAGCCTACTTTGTTGAGGATAATTAGTATTCACGAAAATGTATTTTCgtgtttttcttgttaataGTCACAGTAATtcaatgtatgtgtgtgtgtgtgtgtgagggaaaTATATCAattaaaagtcttttaaaaacaaaagttccaacCAAGGACTGGGTTTGCAAGTTAGCTTGTGGCTAGAAAACCTACGCACAAAACAATGCCTGTTTAGTTTTTGACATCAGGGTTTCCCACCCACTTTACTACTTTGTCACTGTGGAACATGGTGGAGGTCACAGAAGAATCAGTtcaaacatacagccagaactacagtggaatggtttaaaacaacgcatgtgtgtgtgattaagtgtcccagtcaaagtctaaaccaaaaatacattGAGAATTAGTGgtaaaacctgaaaactgaTGGTCACGGACTTTATCTATGGAGCCTGGCTGAGCTTGTCGTCttccaaacaggaaaacagtttgGAAGACAACAAACGTGCAAAGCCGAAAAATGTTGTAACCATTTCCTTTTTCATCCACCTCATGAATGtgtctaaaaaaacaacaacagcaaaacgAAATTACAACTAAACTGCTAATAAAGTTTCTAAGAAGGCACATGCAAAATATCGTCAATATTCTTATTGccagcatttattttatcagtATTATATTTGCCgtagtgtattttttatttttacttgatcTAAAAACAGCgctgttttattgttaatgCAAAAGCAGACAGGTTGCACTGAACGTGGTCTTGGCACATCACAGTTTTAAGTTTGGGGAATCCCTGATCTTGCACCTGCAGTGTGAACTTTTATCCACAAGATGTCAGTATTCACAAAAGTACAACTCGGAAGACAACATAAACcagtgttgttttaaatgacCCGACTCTCTGCCCTCCTTTTTGTCTatcagaattttgtttttatttattttctgataaataaatagccaagaaataaaataagtattgGGAAAAATACGGTATTTCAGACccaatttagatttatttatttaatgataaGAGATTAATAATGTCCCGCTGCTCTCTAAAAATTCAGTTTGGCAGCACACACCACTATGAGTCAGGAgcaaatctaaattaaaatggGTAGAACAACAATCTTTACATactggtgttttgttttaaaaaaagcttctcccGTGGACGGTAGGAGGGGGAGACACGGAATAGCTTTTATGCAAATCAGCCTGTTCAGCATGTTTCCATTGGAGAGCAGCGTGGAGGTGTAGTCTGGAAGGCGTGACTTCGTGTCAGTTCAGCTTTATGAAGAAAGTGCGCTTCTCCTGAGCTCACAGAGGTGCGTCCAGCATTCAGGAGTCCTCACAACTCTCAGATTGGGGGTTCCTCCACCCGGGCAGGTGTGGAAgatacaggttttttttttttctccatttttttttttttttttttttaatacttgaTTTTAAAGTTTGGAGGTACtttccctttttcatttttgcaagtGAGGcccttttttccctcctctcaCTGCATGAAATATATGTGGCCGCTTGGAGCTGCGTGACGAGGCCACCTTGTTCTATATCACATCCTAACTTGGAGTGGTGGTGGTAGGGTGGGGGGTCTGCAGAATACTCCCCATGGATTTCACCAACGACTTTGAGTTCATGAAGTTCGGCGTCAAGAAGGAGACCATGCAGAGCCTGGACCGCTCCTTCATCGGGCCGTGCGGCCAGCTGCAGAGACCGGACTCCGTCTCCTCCACCCCGGGCAGCACGCCTTGCAACTCGGTCCCCTCGTCGCCAAACGTCAACCCGAACGAACAGAGAACCAACCCCGGGAGCGACCAGTTCTGGATACCCAACAACAACGGCGGGTACCCTCATCAGATGTACCCCCAAGCCTTCGGCCTGACGCCCGAGGATGCGATGGAGGCCCTAATAGGGGCCACGACGCAGCAGGGACACCCGTCTGCGCCCCACGGCCACCACCCTCAGTCCTACCAGCCGGACTACGACGGCTACGGCCACCTGAGCGACCCCGTCCAGCACTACCCGGGCCTCCCGGGTCACCCCGACATGCAGGGCATCCCGGGCAGCCACTGCCAAGACCCCTATCTGAAAGACGAAATGGGGAGCGAGTCCCCGGAGTCGCCGGAGGCTCAGCAGGTCCTCGGGGCTCACCACCAGCTCCAGCAGCCGCAGCACGGCCGCCACGACCGGCGGTCCAACGCGGAGATGCACTTCTCGGACGAGCAGCTGGTCTCCATGTCCGTCAGGGAGCTCAACCGGCTGCTGCGGGGCCTGAGCAAGGAGGAGGTGATGCGGCTGAAGCAGAAACGCCGGACCCTGAAGAACAGGGGCTACGCGCAGTCGTGCCGCTTCAAGCGCGTGCAGCAGAAGCACATCCTGGAGCACGAGAAGACGAGCCTGGTGACgcaggtggagcagctgaagcaCGAACTGAGCAGGCTGGTCCGGGAGAGGGACGCGTACAAACTTAAATGCGAGAAACTGTCCGGTGCGAACTGCTACCACGAAACCGGCTCCACCAGCGACAACCCTTCCTCACCAGAGTATTTAATGTGAGttagtcatttaaaaaacaacaacgacGAAATTCATCCCCATCATTGAAATGCAATGACTGAAATAatagcttaaaaaacaaaacaaaaacaaacaaaaaactaatgaGAATGAGTGGGAAAGGGGGGGGATTGCAGTGATGCATGCATGCTGGTCATGtatgagatgtttttattttatactgcCATAGCTTATCTGTATTTTGTCTGAAAGGAAATACTTGAAATCAGATTTGCTTTTATTAGCATCCATGTAATCATTTAGTTAATGGTTAATTTTTAttgaggtgattttttttctctctgcttttctttttattgctcAAATCATGGTTtgtgtttatgcttttttttttgggggggggggRGTTGAGAGGTTTAAGGGGGGAGAGAATGGTTTACTTAAACAAGTCATACTCTTTGTGAATTGGATTCTGCTGGACAGTATCAGCCTTTCTTCCAAAAAAGTATCTAATTATACAAATAtatgtgtagttttttttccatctaatatctgtttttttgtttgtttgtttttttttgcatttatttggatCAATAAACCTAATCTGACAGTTTAACTTTGAGTCTTATCTGCAGACAAATCATTTTCCTGCTACGAACCATCACTACCGTCCAATAGCACCTCACACTCTTCCTCAACTTTGTC
Coding sequences within:
- the mafbb gene encoding v-maf avian musculoaponeurotic fibrosarcoma oncogene homolog Bb translates to MDFTNDFEFMKFGVKKETMQSLDRSFIGPCGQLQRPDSVSSTPGSTPCNSVPSSPNVNPNEQRTNPGSDQFWIPNNNGGYPHQMYPQAFGLTPEDAMEALIGATTQQGHPSAPHGHHPQSYQPDYDGYGHLSDPVQHYPGLPGHPDMQGIPGSHCQDPYLKDEMGSESPESPEAQQVLGAHHQLQQPQHGRHDRRSNAEMHFSDEQLVSMSVRELNRLLRGLSKEEVMRLKQKRRTLKNRGYAQSCRFKRVQQKHILEHEKTSLVTQVEQLKHELSRLVRERDAYKLKCEKLSGANCYHETGSTSDNPSSPEYLM